A section of the Syntrophales bacterium genome encodes:
- a CDS encoding HIT domain-containing protein has protein sequence MKTIMAPWRMEYIKGEKPESCIFCLREDSPGDFILKRSSKCFVMMNRYPYTSGHVMIIPYRHVSRLEDLDEEERLDLANMTILAISVLREAMKPDGFNVGLNLGKAAGAGVDDHLHVHVVPRWMGDTNFVSVIGEVRVIPEAVSETWEKLLTYFEKK, from the coding sequence AGCCTGAATCATGTATCTTTTGCCTAAGAGAAGATAGTCCAGGCGATTTCATTCTTAAGCGTTCGAGTAAATGTTTTGTGATGATGAACCGTTATCCTTACACAAGCGGTCATGTGATGATCATACCTTACAGGCATGTGAGTCGTCTTGAGGATCTGGACGAGGAGGAGCGCCTAGATCTGGCAAACATGACTATTCTTGCGATCTCTGTTCTCCGGGAAGCTATGAAACCTGATGGGTTTAATGTGGGATTGAATCTAGGTAAAGCAGCGGGCGCTGGTGTAGATGATCATCTACACGTCCATGTGGTGCCGCGGTGGATGGGGGATACGAATTTTGTGAGTGTTATCGGTGAGGTGCGAGTGATACCCGAAGCAGTTTCCGAGACATGGGAAAAGCTTCTTACCTATTTTGAAAAAAAGTGA
- a CDS encoding LapA family protein, with protein MKIIYTIVVILLLIFVVDFSMNNSTPIQFKYRDLIDFTLPAYMLIFVSFLAGVIFAGIMGIVERFRLSRTINELNRAVRDLKRELRSHVQPTVTDDNQKTQTTGTSVSGDITDKVF; from the coding sequence ATGAAAATAATTTACACCATCGTCGTAATTCTTCTTCTGATTTTCGTTGTTGATTTCTCCATGAACAATTCCACCCCCATTCAGTTTAAGTACAGAGACCTCATAGACTTTACCCTTCCTGCCTACATGCTCATATTTGTGAGTTTTCTTGCAGGGGTAATATTCGCTGGTATCATGGGCATAGTGGAGCGTTTCCGTCTGAGCAGAACGATCAATGAGTTGAATAGAGCCGTGAGGGATTTAAAAAGGGAGCTAAGGTCACATGTGCAGCCCACCGTGACGGACGATAATCAAAAGACGCAGACCACTGGTACATCCGTATCGGGAGATATAACCGACAAAGTTTTTTAG
- a CDS encoding MogA/MoaB family molybdenum cofactor biosynthesis protein, whose amino-acid sequence MEKPIKAAVITVSDRTFRGERTDLSGSEVQRLLENAGFQVLYTKAVPDERSAIASVLKECADKLKIDLIVTTGGTGVSPRDVTPEATRDIIDKEIPGMAEAMRIESLKKTPYAMISRAVVGIRGETLIVNLPGSPQGARENLEVILPALPHALEKIKGDERDCVV is encoded by the coding sequence ATGGAGAAACCCATAAAGGCTGCTGTAATAACCGTGAGTGATCGCACATTCCGCGGTGAGCGCACGGACTTAAGTGGTTCAGAAGTTCAGCGACTCCTCGAAAATGCGGGATTCCAGGTGCTTTACACAAAGGCTGTCCCCGATGAGAGATCTGCAATCGCCTCTGTCCTCAAAGAATGCGCCGATAAACTGAAGATAGATCTCATTGTGACAACAGGAGGCACCGGTGTCAGCCCCAGGGATGTAACGCCAGAGGCCACAAGAGATATCATTGACAAGGAAATACCCGGAATGGCGGAGGCCATGAGGATCGAAAGTCTTAAGAAAACCCCTTACGCCATGATTTCCAGAGCGGTTGTAGGAATTAGAGGCGAAACACTAATCGTGAATCTCCCCGGTAGTCCCCAAGGGGCCCGGGAAAACCTCGAGGTTATCCTCCCCGCACTTCCCCATGCTTTGGAAAAGATAAAAGGGGACGAACGGGACTGTGTTGTCTAA
- the fusA gene encoding elongation factor G: MAKYETKSIRNVVIIGQGGTGKTSLSEALLYVSGKTDRLGRVDDGTSTMDYEPEEQKRHITISSAMNYIEWNKHKVNIIDTPGDPNFIFDTQCCIRVADGAVVVIDAVSGVEFQTQKLWDFADNNNIPRLVFVNRMDRERADFYKAIDSISQMIKAKVTPIALPIGKEDTFQGVVDLVNMKALYPSDHKGGVKEGNIPDDMMEDVNKFRESMMEDIAETEEALMDKYLETGELSPSELLAGLRKAVISRNIIPAICGSAIKTVGIHLLADLIVSCLPSPIERGPVKGKSLSGDSEEERAPDPQAPFSAWVFKTIADPYAGRLNIFRVFSGTLPPDSSIYNANKKINEKFGGLFHLEGKAQKQAETLIPGDIAAVAKLKETATGDTLCSDKAPLLFEKPMAPPAVVLYAIEPKSRGDEEKIIGSLHRLVEEDPTLRFYRDDQTKEMILAGLGQVHIEVTVEKMRRKFGVEVNLRTPKVPYKETIKGKTNVQGKYKKQSGGRGQYGDCWLELEPLPRGAGFEFVDRIVGGVIPQQFRPAVEKGVLEAMEEGVLAGYPVVDVKVSLVDGSYHVVDSSELAFKIAGSLAFKKGMMACQPTLLEPIVQINIEVPEEYMGDVIGDLNSRRGKIVGMEAKGSTQIIKGLVPLAEILRYAPDLTSITSGRGSFTYEFSHYEEVPAHIAEKIIAEAKKAKEESSR; the protein is encoded by the coding sequence ATGGCGAAGTACGAAACAAAATCCATAAGAAATGTAGTCATAATAGGGCAGGGAGGAACAGGCAAAACTTCTCTAAGTGAGGCCTTACTCTACGTTTCAGGAAAGACAGATAGACTCGGCCGAGTGGATGATGGTACCTCCACAATGGACTACGAGCCAGAGGAGCAAAAGCGACATATTACTATATCATCTGCGATGAACTACATAGAATGGAACAAACATAAGGTGAATATCATCGATACCCCCGGTGATCCGAACTTCATCTTCGATACTCAATGCTGCATAAGGGTGGCTGATGGAGCGGTTGTGGTAATTGATGCGGTAAGCGGTGTGGAGTTTCAGACGCAGAAACTGTGGGATTTTGCCGATAACAACAATATTCCTCGCCTCGTGTTTGTAAACCGTATGGACAGAGAAAGGGCCGATTTTTACAAAGCCATCGATAGTATTTCCCAGATGATAAAAGCAAAGGTTACACCCATTGCCCTACCCATCGGAAAAGAAGATACTTTTCAGGGTGTTGTAGATCTTGTGAACATGAAGGCCCTGTATCCATCCGATCATAAGGGAGGAGTGAAAGAGGGGAACATTCCCGATGATATGATGGAGGATGTGAACAAATTTCGAGAATCTATGATGGAGGATATCGCAGAGACCGAAGAAGCCCTCATGGACAAATACTTGGAAACAGGTGAACTTTCACCTTCGGAACTCCTGGCGGGCCTGCGTAAGGCTGTTATTTCGCGTAATATCATTCCCGCCATCTGTGGTTCAGCGATAAAAACAGTGGGAATCCATCTCCTCGCAGACCTGATCGTTTCTTGCCTTCCATCGCCCATTGAGAGAGGTCCAGTAAAGGGCAAATCGTTAAGTGGCGACAGTGAAGAAGAAAGGGCTCCCGATCCGCAGGCACCTTTTTCAGCGTGGGTGTTCAAAACCATAGCTGATCCGTATGCAGGTCGGTTGAATATCTTCCGTGTATTCTCGGGCACCCTTCCTCCGGATTCAAGCATCTACAACGCCAATAAAAAAATAAACGAAAAATTCGGGGGTCTGTTTCATCTTGAGGGCAAAGCTCAGAAACAGGCAGAAACACTTATTCCCGGAGACATCGCTGCAGTAGCCAAACTCAAGGAAACAGCAACGGGAGACACTTTATGCAGTGATAAAGCCCCCCTCCTTTTTGAAAAACCAATGGCACCACCAGCTGTTGTCCTCTACGCCATCGAGCCGAAAAGCAGGGGAGACGAAGAGAAGATCATAGGATCCCTTCATCGACTTGTTGAGGAGGATCCCACTCTCCGATTTTACAGGGATGACCAGACCAAAGAGATGATCCTAGCAGGCCTCGGTCAGGTCCACATCGAGGTGACCGTGGAGAAGATGAGGCGGAAATTCGGTGTTGAGGTGAATTTAAGAACCCCGAAGGTGCCTTACAAGGAAACGATAAAAGGCAAGACAAACGTTCAGGGTAAGTACAAAAAACAGTCCGGAGGGCGTGGTCAATACGGCGACTGCTGGCTGGAGCTCGAACCGTTGCCCAGGGGTGCAGGCTTTGAGTTCGTGGACCGTATCGTCGGAGGTGTTATACCACAACAGTTCCGTCCCGCGGTTGAAAAGGGTGTACTGGAAGCTATGGAGGAAGGCGTCCTTGCAGGTTACCCCGTTGTTGACGTGAAAGTTTCGCTGGTCGATGGTTCTTACCACGTGGTCGACTCCTCGGAACTGGCCTTCAAGATAGCTGGGTCCCTCGCCTTTAAAAAGGGCATGATGGCCTGCCAGCCCACGCTCCTGGAACCTATAGTGCAGATCAACATAGAGGTCCCTGAGGAGTACATGGGCGATGTTATAGGTGATTTGAACAGCCGCCGTGGCAAAATTGTGGGGATGGAGGCAAAAGGCTCAACCCAGATCATAAAGGGCCTTGTTCCCCTGGCGGAGATTCTCAGATACGCCCCCGACCTGACATCAATAACTAGTGGACGGGGCTCCTTCACATATGAATTCTCACATTACGAGGAAGTACCGGCACACATCGCGGAGAAAATTATCGCCGAAGCGAAAAAAGCTAAAGAGGAAAGCAGCAGATAG
- a CDS encoding ATP-grasp domain-containing protein → MASGLKRIKKLLIANRGEIALRIMRTAQELSLDVAVIYEKPDEDAYYVRLADEAILIGDGPLKDYLNIDKIIWAAKKCGADAIHPGYGFLSENPDFAAACEREGIIFVGPPSDVIRKLGNKVVARNIVEKAGVPSIPGTSDLAPGSEGLRQAYEFASRWGYPLMLKASAGGGGRGIRKIVNETDLMIQLPLARAEALAAFNDENVYVELCIERPRHVEIQILADQYGNVIHLGSRDCSIQRRHQKLLEIAPAELPEDVLEAMYDCAIRAAKEAGYVNAGTVEFLVDSETNEFWFMEVNTRLQVEHTVTEELTGVDLVREQIRIADGALLDIPAERIRFFGKAIQVRINAEDPKNNFMPEGGKRVEVYQSPGGPGVRLDGAVYQGYKIPTEYDSLLVKMTVRGYNWEQAIQRLKRALKGFVIVGPKTTIPFYLAICDEPDFRAGKFDTTYIDTHPQIFDYPEPEREIAKLAKLIAEIHVHKINRYAY, encoded by the coding sequence GTGGCTTCAGGGTTAAAGAGAATTAAGAAATTATTAATTGCCAATAGGGGTGAAATTGCTCTAAGAATTATGCGTACCGCCCAGGAACTTTCCCTGGATGTAGCGGTGATTTACGAGAAGCCCGATGAGGATGCCTACTACGTCCGTTTGGCCGATGAGGCCATTCTCATTGGGGATGGTCCTCTTAAGGACTACCTCAATATAGACAAAATCATCTGGGCAGCGAAGAAATGTGGTGCAGACGCTATTCATCCAGGGTATGGTTTCCTATCCGAAAATCCTGATTTTGCTGCTGCTTGTGAAAGAGAAGGGATTATATTTGTTGGACCCCCGTCTGACGTTATTAGAAAACTGGGTAACAAGGTAGTGGCTAGAAACATTGTGGAAAAGGCGGGTGTTCCCTCTATTCCAGGAACTTCTGATCTAGCCCCTGGCAGCGAGGGTTTGCGGCAGGCGTACGAATTTGCTTCCCGCTGGGGGTATCCGTTAATGCTCAAAGCTTCAGCAGGTGGTGGTGGCCGCGGTATAAGAAAGATTGTTAACGAAACGGATCTTATGATCCAGTTACCCCTAGCGCGAGCTGAGGCGCTTGCAGCCTTCAATGATGAAAACGTCTATGTGGAGTTGTGTATAGAACGTCCCCGCCATGTGGAGATTCAGATACTAGCCGATCAGTATGGCAATGTAATACATCTGGGGTCCCGCGATTGTTCTATTCAGAGGAGGCACCAGAAGCTTTTAGAAATTGCACCGGCAGAGCTGCCAGAGGATGTACTAGAGGCCATGTACGATTGTGCCATAAGGGCCGCGAAGGAGGCAGGTTATGTGAATGCAGGAACGGTAGAGTTTCTCGTTGATTCGGAGACCAACGAGTTCTGGTTCATGGAGGTGAACACCAGGCTCCAGGTAGAGCACACGGTCACGGAGGAACTAACCGGTGTGGATCTGGTACGCGAGCAAATTCGCATCGCAGACGGTGCTCTTCTAGATATACCTGCGGAGCGTATACGCTTCTTTGGTAAAGCGATTCAGGTGAGAATCAACGCAGAAGATCCAAAGAACAACTTTATGCCCGAGGGAGGGAAAAGGGTGGAGGTGTACCAGTCTCCCGGGGGTCCTGGTGTGAGGCTCGATGGAGCTGTTTATCAAGGATACAAGATTCCCACTGAGTATGATTCCCTTCTCGTTAAGATGACAGTCAGAGGGTACAACTGGGAGCAGGCCATTCAGCGACTGAAGCGCGCCCTTAAAGGATTTGTTATCGTTGGACCGAAGACGACCATTCCCTTCTACTTGGCAATTTGCGATGAACCGGATTTCAGGGCGGGTAAGTTTGATACTACTTACATTGACACACATCCGCAGATCTTCGATTATCCCGAACCGGAAAGGGAGATCGCGAAGCTGGCCAAGTTGATTGCGGAGATCCATGTACACAAGATCAATAGATACGCTTACTAA